Proteins encoded in a region of the Streptomyces sp. PCS3-D2 genome:
- a CDS encoding isoprenyl transferase gives MKLRDLVYRLYARRVEGRLDHDAAPKHIGVILDGNRRWAKASGGTTEQGHQAGADKISEMLGWCTETDVEVVTLWMLSTDNLDRPEVELRPLLNIIENTVRGLAADGRWRVHHVGNLDILPAGTQTVLKEAEQATHDIDGILVNVAVGYGGRQEIADAVRSLLLEHARKGTSFEELAEILDIDHIAEHLYTRGQPDPDLVIRTSGEQRLSGFMLWQSAHSEYYFCEVFWPAFRKVDFLRALRDYAARHRRYGT, from the coding sequence GTGAAGCTGCGCGACCTGGTGTACAGGCTTTACGCACGCCGGGTGGAAGGCCGCCTCGACCATGACGCGGCGCCCAAGCACATCGGCGTCATCCTGGACGGGAACCGTCGCTGGGCCAAGGCGTCCGGCGGTACGACGGAGCAGGGCCACCAGGCCGGAGCCGACAAGATCTCCGAGATGCTCGGCTGGTGCACCGAGACCGACGTCGAGGTCGTCACCCTGTGGATGCTCTCCACGGACAACCTGGACCGCCCCGAGGTCGAGCTCCGCCCGCTGCTCAACATCATCGAGAACACCGTGCGGGGACTGGCCGCGGACGGCCGCTGGCGCGTGCACCACGTCGGCAACCTGGACATCCTGCCCGCCGGGACGCAGACGGTCCTCAAGGAGGCCGAGCAGGCCACCCACGACATCGACGGGATACTCGTCAACGTCGCCGTCGGCTACGGCGGCCGCCAGGAGATCGCCGACGCCGTGCGCTCGCTGCTCCTGGAGCACGCCCGGAAGGGCACCTCCTTCGAGGAGCTCGCCGAGATCCTCGACATCGACCACATCGCGGAGCACCTCTACACGCGCGGCCAGCCCGACCCGGACCTGGTGATCCGCACCAGTGGTGAGCAGCGACTGTCCGGATTCATGCTGTGGCAGAGCGCGCACTCCGAGTACTACTTCTGCGAGGTCTTCTGGCCCGCCTTCCGCAAGGTCGACTTCCTCCGTGCGCTGCGCGACTACGCGGCCCGTCACCGGCGCTACGGCACCTGA
- the mgrA gene encoding L-glyceraldehyde 3-phosphate reductase, which produces MTDTNPYRAEPSRYDAMEYRRTGRSGLKLPAISLGLWHNFGDDRSLESQRAILRRAFDLGVTHFDLANNYGPPPGSAELNFGKIFAQDFASYRDELILSTKAGYLMHPGPYGEWGSRKYLLSSLDASLKRMGVDYVDVFYSHRFDPHTPLEETMGALASAVRQGKALYVGVSSYTAGQTAEAVRILRDMGVRPLIHQPSYSMINRWTEEDGLLDTLEDAGMGCISFAPLAQGLLTDKYLKGIPADSRAAQGTSLNPDLLSEDVLRRLAGLNEIAARRGQSLAQLALTWVLRDERMTSALIGASSVRQLEQNVAALAGPPLSGEELKEIDSFAVSTPGTNIWAQRG; this is translated from the coding sequence GTGACTGATACCAATCCCTATCGGGCAGAGCCCTCGCGCTACGACGCCATGGAGTACCGGCGCACCGGCCGCAGCGGCCTCAAGCTCCCCGCCATCTCCCTCGGCCTCTGGCACAACTTCGGCGACGACCGGTCCCTGGAGTCCCAGCGGGCGATCCTGCGGCGCGCCTTCGACCTCGGCGTCACCCACTTCGACCTGGCCAACAACTACGGCCCGCCGCCCGGATCGGCCGAGCTGAACTTCGGCAAGATCTTTGCGCAGGACTTCGCGTCCTACCGCGACGAGCTGATCCTGTCGACCAAGGCCGGCTACCTGATGCACCCCGGGCCGTACGGCGAGTGGGGCAGCCGCAAGTACCTGCTCAGCTCGCTCGACGCCTCGCTGAAGCGGATGGGCGTCGACTACGTGGACGTCTTCTACTCGCACCGCTTCGACCCGCACACCCCGCTCGAGGAGACCATGGGCGCCCTCGCGTCCGCGGTCCGGCAGGGCAAGGCCCTCTACGTCGGCGTCTCCTCCTACACGGCCGGGCAGACCGCCGAGGCCGTGCGGATCCTGCGCGACATGGGCGTACGCCCGCTCATCCACCAGCCGTCCTACTCCATGATCAACCGCTGGACGGAGGAGGACGGCCTGCTGGACACCCTGGAGGACGCCGGCATGGGGTGCATCTCCTTCGCACCGCTGGCGCAGGGCCTGCTGACGGACAAGTACCTCAAGGGAATCCCGGCCGACTCCCGCGCCGCCCAGGGCACGTCGCTCAACCCCGACCTGCTCTCGGAGGACGTGCTGCGCCGGCTGGCCGGCCTGAACGAGATCGCGGCCCGCCGCGGTCAGTCCCTGGCCCAGCTCGCGCTCACCTGGGTGCTGCGCGACGAGCGGATGACCTCGGCCCTGATCGGCGCGTCGAGCGTCCGTCAGCTGGAGCAGAACGTGGCCGCCCTGGCCGGCCCGCCGCTCTCCGGGGAGGAACTGAAGGAGATCGACTCCTTCGCGGTGTCCACCCCCGGCACGAACATCTGGGCCCAGCGCGGCTGA
- a CDS encoding A24 family peptidase, with the protein MGVVVIVLAAGYGVAAGLLLPRAAYRLSVDPGDPWRENCPRGHRLRGWLGPARCRPARAEPSGPPAPGGVSGPAHAYGPRSVLPAVLAGGVCALIAAAVGVRPEAAVYAGLAPVLVLLALVDRAVHRLPDVLTLPLAVGAAALLGIAALLPGAGGSWRLALLGGGALGAAYLVLHLVNPAGMGFGDVKLALSLGVALGWYGWGVWASGAFLGLLYGALYGLTLLLRGSVTRDQGFAFGPFMAAGALTGLLLGGFGA; encoded by the coding sequence ATGGGTGTGGTCGTGATCGTTCTCGCCGCCGGGTATGGCGTGGCCGCCGGGCTGCTGCTGCCGCGTGCGGCCTACCGGCTGTCCGTGGACCCCGGTGACCCGTGGCGGGAGAACTGCCCTCGGGGGCACCGGCTGCGCGGCTGGCTCGGCCCGGCCCGCTGCCGCCCGGCCCGTGCAGAGCCGTCCGGGCCGCCCGCCCCGGGGGGCGTGTCGGGGCCGGCGCATGCGTACGGGCCGCGGTCCGTGCTTCCGGCCGTCCTCGCCGGCGGGGTCTGCGCCCTGATCGCGGCGGCCGTGGGGGTGCGTCCCGAGGCGGCGGTGTACGCGGGACTGGCCCCGGTCCTGGTCCTGCTCGCCCTCGTCGACCGGGCCGTGCACCGGCTGCCCGACGTACTGACCCTGCCGCTTGCGGTGGGGGCGGCCGCCCTGCTCGGAATCGCCGCCCTGCTGCCCGGCGCGGGCGGGTCCTGGCGGCTGGCGCTGCTCGGCGGGGGCGCGCTCGGGGCCGCGTACCTCGTGCTCCATCTGGTCAACCCCGCCGGCATGGGTTTCGGTGACGTCAAGCTGGCGCTCTCGCTGGGGGTCGCTCTTGGGTGGTACGGGTGGGGGGTATGGGCGTCCGGGGCCTTCCTGGGCCTCCTCTACGGCGCGCTGTACGGCCTGACGCTGCTCCTGCGCGGCTCCGTCACCCGTGACCAGGGCTTCGCCTTCGGGCCCTTCATGGCGGCCGGGGCGCTCACCGGACTGCTGCTGGGTGGTTTCGGAGCGTAG
- a CDS encoding DUF192 domain-containing protein — MAHWHDGPAALRVAAGSAPIPLEIAASYRARTRGLLGRDGIDGAMLLTPAASVHTFRMRFPIDVAYLDRNLRVLAVVTMAPGRLGLPRLRARHVLEAAAGAMAGWGLAAGTTLDVDTA, encoded by the coding sequence ATGGCGCACTGGCATGACGGGCCCGCCGCGCTGCGGGTCGCGGCGGGCTCCGCACCGATCCCGCTGGAGATCGCCGCTTCCTACCGGGCGAGGACGCGCGGGCTGCTCGGCCGGGACGGGATCGACGGAGCGATGCTGCTGACCCCCGCGGCGAGCGTGCACACCTTCCGGATGCGGTTCCCGATCGACGTGGCGTACCTGGACCGGAACCTGCGCGTACTCGCCGTGGTCACCATGGCTCCCGGCCGACTCGGACTGCCGCGGCTGCGCGCCCGGCACGTCCTGGAGGCAGCAGCCGGCGCCATGGCCGGATGGGGCCTGGCGGCCGGGACCACGCTGGACGTGGACACCGCCTAG
- a CDS encoding SMI1/KNR4 family protein, which translates to MTENARIKALEQIMPATHGADEDVDWLAAEAAWGIRFPSDFIAFMGRFGAGSINGEASILLPMPTPGLQWDPAEMAEETANARQMWVAEGGRSAFGVDPESIIAWGVTGGSDILCWLTTDPDPDRWPVLVCGRHTADSFAVYPYGMAEFLHRLCSDEFDVSPVSITFWDGGHLSFVHWRKAQRRWQEGRNPETGEPDPYAGEFTD; encoded by the coding sequence ATGACGGAGAACGCGCGGATCAAGGCGCTGGAGCAGATCATGCCGGCGACGCACGGCGCCGACGAGGACGTCGACTGGCTCGCCGCCGAGGCGGCCTGGGGGATCCGGTTCCCGTCGGACTTCATCGCGTTCATGGGCCGGTTCGGCGCCGGCTCCATCAACGGCGAGGCGAGCATCCTGCTGCCGATGCCCACACCCGGGCTGCAGTGGGATCCGGCCGAGATGGCCGAGGAGACGGCGAACGCCCGGCAGATGTGGGTGGCCGAGGGCGGCCGTTCGGCCTTCGGCGTGGATCCGGAGTCGATCATCGCCTGGGGCGTCACGGGTGGCTCGGACATCCTGTGCTGGCTGACCACCGACCCCGATCCGGACCGCTGGCCGGTCCTGGTGTGCGGTCGACACACCGCGGACTCCTTCGCCGTGTACCCGTACGGCATGGCCGAGTTCCTCCACCGCCTCTGCTCCGACGAGTTCGACGTGAGCCCGGTCAGCATCACCTTCTGGGACGGCGGCCACCTGAGCTTCGTGCACTGGCGCAAGGCGCAGCGCCGCTGGCAGGAGGGCCGCAACCCGGAGACGGGCGAGCCCGACCCGTACGCGGGCGAATTCACCGACTGA
- a CDS encoding extracellular solute-binding protein: MRRRIFGTTATATVLGLLIPLAGCGGGTNGAGDGGTLQLIAAEYGDSPATSSKPFWDKVTADFTEENPGIKVEVTLMPWADIDREVSRMVKTGKAPDIALMGSYSDFAARGELYPADELLSVTAEANFLQPLADAGSVGNTLYGLPFVASSRLLFYNEALFAKAGVKGAPKTWSDLKAAAKALKEKGVTYPYALPLGPEEAHAEALIWELSNGGGYADSSGNYSLASDKNVETWKWVKENMVATGYTGATSPSRLNRADAFAAFTRGEVGMLNGYPSLAHEARAKGISVATTTMPVSDDLGVGETPPTVGVADWMMAFRQNGKRAEIGRFLDFVYQDANLSDFASRYHLLPSTVTASRTPAGGGIAENDQQFLNALRGAQLYPVNDPSWVTVSDTIKRNIGRAVEPDGNPKGVLEDIAAQASQASKKH, encoded by the coding sequence GTGCGACGGAGAATTTTCGGCACGACCGCCACCGCGACCGTGCTCGGCCTGCTGATACCGCTGGCCGGATGCGGCGGCGGCACAAACGGGGCAGGTGACGGAGGGACGCTTCAGCTGATCGCCGCCGAATACGGCGACAGTCCGGCCACCAGTTCCAAGCCCTTCTGGGACAAGGTGACCGCTGATTTCACCGAGGAGAATCCGGGAATCAAGGTCGAGGTCACGCTCATGCCCTGGGCCGACATCGACCGCGAAGTATCCCGCATGGTCAAGACCGGCAAGGCGCCGGACATCGCGCTCATGGGCTCGTACTCCGACTTCGCCGCCCGGGGGGAGCTCTATCCCGCGGACGAACTCCTCTCGGTCACCGCCGAGGCGAATTTCCTCCAGCCGCTGGCCGACGCCGGTTCGGTGGGCAACACCCTCTACGGCCTGCCCTTCGTGGCGAGCAGCCGCCTCCTCTTCTACAACGAGGCGCTGTTCGCCAAGGCCGGCGTCAAGGGGGCCCCCAAGACCTGGTCCGACCTCAAGGCCGCCGCCAAGGCGCTCAAGGAGAAGGGGGTGACGTACCCGTACGCCCTGCCGCTGGGGCCCGAGGAGGCCCACGCCGAGGCGCTGATCTGGGAGCTCAGCAACGGCGGCGGCTACGCCGACAGCAGCGGCAACTACAGCCTGGCCTCCGACAAGAACGTCGAGACCTGGAAATGGGTCAAGGAGAACATGGTCGCGACCGGCTACACGGGTGCCACGTCGCCGTCCCGGCTCAATCGGGCCGATGCCTTCGCCGCCTTCACCCGCGGCGAGGTCGGCATGCTCAACGGCTATCCCTCGCTCGCCCACGAGGCGCGCGCCAAGGGCATCAGCGTCGCCACCACCACCATGCCCGTCTCGGACGACCTCGGCGTCGGGGAGACCCCGCCGACCGTCGGCGTGGCCGACTGGATGATGGCCTTCCGGCAGAACGGCAAGCGCGCGGAGATCGGCAGGTTCCTGGACTTCGTCTACCAGGACGCGAACCTGTCGGACTTCGCCAGCCGCTACCACCTGCTGCCTTCCACCGTGACCGCCTCGCGCACCCCGGCGGGCGGCGGAATCGCCGAGAACGACCAGCAGTTCCTCAACGCACTGCGCGGCGCCCAGCTCTACCCGGTCAACGACCCGTCCTGGGTGACGGTCAGCGACACCATCAAGCGCAACATCGGACGCGCCGTGGAACCGGACGGCAACCCGAAGGGCGTCCTGGAGGACATCGCCGCGCAGGCCTCACAGGCCTCCAAGAAGCACTGA
- a CDS encoding polysaccharide deacetylase family protein: MGVSTYTNKKGVRAGAVVVVSAAVAAATVWGVSTLAEPGSAGAATRRNAALPGGNDDPGHGRAGRPGARQPIPEGIAHASENGDTAVNITIDDGPDPRWTPHVLDVLHKYGVRATFCMVGPQAKAHPDLVKRVVDDGHRLCDHTMDHDTAMDQKPADYQERQILDAKKLIEEAAGNGAKVEYYRAPGGAFTPESRRIAAANGMRPLGWNVDTKDFQKPGADAIVDAFKREIGNGPTVLFHDGGGHRAQTVEALDRVLAWLADQGRPTGFPVRTTPDTP, from the coding sequence ATGGGTGTCTCGACGTACACGAACAAGAAGGGTGTCCGGGCCGGAGCGGTCGTCGTCGTGTCGGCCGCGGTCGCGGCGGCGACGGTCTGGGGAGTGTCGACCCTCGCGGAGCCGGGCAGCGCCGGCGCGGCCACCCGGCGGAACGCGGCCCTGCCGGGCGGGAACGACGACCCCGGCCACGGCCGGGCGGGCCGGCCGGGGGCGCGACAGCCGATACCCGAGGGCATAGCCCACGCCTCGGAGAACGGCGACACCGCCGTCAACATCACCATCGACGACGGCCCCGACCCCCGCTGGACCCCCCACGTGCTCGACGTACTGCACAAGTACGGAGTCAGGGCGACGTTCTGCATGGTCGGACCCCAGGCCAAGGCTCATCCCGACCTCGTCAAGAGGGTGGTCGACGACGGCCACCGGCTCTGCGACCACACCATGGACCACGACACGGCCATGGACCAGAAGCCCGCCGACTACCAGGAACGGCAGATCCTGGACGCGAAGAAGCTCATCGAAGAGGCCGCGGGCAACGGCGCGAAGGTCGAGTACTACCGGGCCCCGGGCGGCGCGTTCACCCCCGAGAGCCGCCGCATCGCCGCCGCGAACGGGATGCGCCCGCTCGGTTGGAACGTGGACACCAAGGACTTCCAGAAGCCGGGCGCGGACGCCATCGTCGACGCCTTCAAACGTGAGATCGGCAACGGCCCGACCGTCCTCTTCCACGACGGCGGCGGCCACCGCGCCCAAACCGTCGAGGCCCTCGACCGGGTGCTGGCCTGGCTCGCGGACCAGGGCCGGCCGACCGGCTTCCCGGTCCGCACCACCCCCGACACCCCGTGA
- a CDS encoding MDR family MFS transporter: MVETSKPAQASQEVKPRSVRVVLMALMIAMLLAMLDNMIIGTAMPTIVGELGGLEHLSWVVTAYTLATAASTPIWGKVGDMYGRKGSFLTSIVIFLIGSALSGMAQDMGQLIGFRAVQGLGAGGLMVGVMAIIGDLIPPRERGKYQGMMAGVMAFAMIGGPLVGGTITDHMGWRWSFYINLPLGAVALAMVTAVLHLPRQAERQRPKIDYLGAALLTLAITSTVLVTTWGGTEYDWASAQIVGLIVVGVLSTAAFLYVETRAAEPVMPLHIFRSRNFTLMSVIGFLVGFAMFGGVLYLPLFQQSVQGASATNSGLLLLPMLLSMMVVSLISGRITTNSGRYKVFPIAGGALMVVGMFLLATMDTGTTRLVSGLYMAILGAGLGFLMQITMLVAQNSVDMKDMGVASSSATLFRTLGGSFGVALMGSLFTSRVTDTMFERLGPEAAGAAGSAQLDAASLARLPEAVREAYQYAVAAGTHSAFLLGAAVAVLGFLAAWFVKEVPLRGAGPASTDAGSAPADAKSAPAAQQSLAH; encoded by the coding sequence ATGGTGGAGACAAGCAAGCCCGCGCAGGCCTCGCAGGAGGTGAAGCCACGCAGCGTGCGGGTCGTCCTCATGGCCCTCATGATCGCAATGTTGCTGGCGATGCTCGACAACATGATCATTGGAACGGCGATGCCCACCATCGTCGGCGAGCTCGGCGGCCTGGAGCACCTGTCCTGGGTGGTGACCGCGTACACCCTGGCCACGGCCGCCTCCACCCCCATCTGGGGGAAGGTCGGCGACATGTACGGGCGGAAGGGCTCCTTCCTCACCTCGATCGTCATCTTCCTGATCGGCTCGGCGCTCAGCGGCATGGCCCAGGACATGGGCCAGCTCATCGGCTTCCGTGCGGTCCAGGGCCTGGGCGCCGGTGGTCTGATGGTCGGCGTCATGGCGATCATCGGCGACCTGATCCCGCCCCGCGAGCGCGGCAAGTACCAGGGCATGATGGCCGGCGTGATGGCCTTCGCCATGATCGGCGGCCCGCTCGTCGGCGGCACCATCACCGACCACATGGGCTGGCGCTGGTCCTTCTACATCAACCTGCCCCTCGGTGCCGTGGCCCTGGCGATGGTGACGGCCGTACTGCACCTGCCCCGGCAGGCCGAGCGGCAGCGCCCGAAGATCGACTACCTCGGCGCCGCGCTGCTGACCCTCGCGATCACCTCCACCGTGCTCGTCACCACGTGGGGCGGGACCGAGTACGACTGGGCGTCCGCCCAGATCGTCGGCCTCATCGTCGTCGGCGTGCTGTCGACCGCCGCGTTCCTCTACGTGGAGACCAGGGCGGCCGAGCCGGTCATGCCGCTGCACATTTTCCGCAGCCGCAACTTCACCCTCATGTCCGTGATCGGCTTCCTGGTCGGCTTCGCCATGTTCGGCGGCGTCCTCTACCTCCCGCTCTTCCAGCAGTCGGTCCAGGGTGCCTCCGCCACCAACTCGGGCCTGCTCCTCCTGCCCATGCTGCTCTCGATGATGGTCGTCTCGCTGATCTCCGGGCGCATCACCACCAACAGCGGCAGGTACAAGGTCTTCCCGATCGCCGGCGGCGCGCTCATGGTCGTCGGCATGTTCCTCCTCGCCACCATGGACACCGGCACCACCCGCCTCGTCTCCGGCCTCTACATGGCCATCCTCGGTGCAGGGCTCGGCTTCCTGATGCAGATCACCATGCTGGTCGCACAGAACAGCGTCGACATGAAGGACATGGGCGTCGCGTCGTCGTCGGCCACCCTCTTCCGTACGCTCGGCGGCTCCTTCGGCGTGGCCCTGATGGGTTCCCTCTTCACCTCCCGGGTCACGGACACCATGTTCGAGCGCCTGGGCCCGGAGGCCGCCGGAGCCGCGGGCTCGGCCCAGTTGGACGCGGCGAGCCTGGCCCGGCTGCCGGAGGCGGTACGGGAGGCCTACCAGTACGCGGTAGCCGCCGGCACGCACTCCGCGTTCCTGCTCGGCGCGGCCGTCGCCGTACTGGGCTTCCTGGCGGCCTGGTTCGTCAAGGAGGTCCCGCTCCGGGGTGCCGGTCCGGCCTCCACCGATGCCGGGTCCGCCCCGGCTGATGCCAAGTCCGCCCCCGCGGCCCAGCAGTCGCTGGCGCACTGA
- a CDS encoding TetR/AcrR family transcriptional regulator: MSSSSPQRRRGDTRQRIQDVALELFVEQGYEKTSLREIAERLEVTKAALYYHFKTKEDIIISLFDDVTRPIDELIKWAEQQPRTLETKREVLRRYSEAMAAGAALYRFMQENQATMRELSIGETVKKRLYRLVELLRTEDGPLTDQVRCVSALFTLHAGMMFLQHVEGDPEETRLAALEVATDLITQAHHEDA; this comes from the coding sequence ATGTCCAGCAGCAGTCCCCAGCGCCGTCGTGGCGACACGCGCCAGCGCATCCAGGACGTCGCACTGGAGCTCTTCGTCGAGCAGGGGTACGAGAAGACGTCGCTGCGCGAGATCGCGGAGCGGCTGGAGGTCACGAAGGCGGCGCTCTACTACCACTTCAAGACCAAGGAAGACATCATCATCAGCCTCTTCGACGACGTCACGCGTCCCATCGACGAGCTGATCAAGTGGGCGGAACAGCAGCCGCGCACCCTGGAGACCAAACGCGAGGTGCTGCGCCGCTACAGCGAGGCGATGGCGGCGGGCGCCGCGCTGTACCGCTTCATGCAGGAGAACCAGGCCACGATGCGCGAACTGAGCATCGGCGAGACCGTGAAGAAGCGGCTGTACCGCCTGGTGGAACTGCTGCGCACGGAGGACGGCCCGCTGACGGACCAGGTGCGCTGCGTCAGCGCCCTGTTCACGCTGCACGCCGGGATGATGTTCCTCCAGCACGTCGAGGGCGACCCGGAGGAAACCCGCCTGGCCGCCCTGGAGGTCGCCACCGACCTCATCACGCAGGCGCACCACGAGGATGCGTGA
- a CDS encoding alpha/beta fold hydrolase → MARTRVNGIELFYEVEGEGEPLVLVHGSWTDHRSWHAVLPHLTRAHCVLVYDRRGHSRSERPPGQGTRAQDEDDLAALIEMVGAPVHVAASSFGGSVALGLAARRPELLRSLAVHEPPLTAVVAGDPELDRLMREAQPPIDAVMADIRAGDPEAGARRFVEEVVFGSGAWDGMPEPARRTFVTNAPTAADEQGDPDGNAVDLAGLSGYPGPVMLSKGTGSPPWFGAIVDRLARVIPGAQVRTLHGEGHVPHLTAPQRYADNLLGFIASTGSAPRP, encoded by the coding sequence GTGGCGCGGACTCGGGTGAACGGCATCGAGCTCTTCTACGAAGTCGAGGGCGAAGGGGAACCGCTGGTCCTGGTCCACGGCTCCTGGACCGACCACCGCAGCTGGCACGCCGTGCTGCCGCACCTCACCCGCGCCCACTGCGTGCTCGTCTACGACCGCCGCGGCCACAGCCGGAGCGAGCGCCCGCCGGGCCAGGGCACCCGGGCCCAGGACGAGGACGACCTCGCCGCGCTCATCGAGATGGTCGGCGCCCCCGTCCACGTGGCCGCGAGTTCCTTCGGCGGGTCGGTCGCACTCGGGCTCGCGGCCCGGCGTCCCGAACTGCTGCGCAGCCTCGCCGTCCACGAGCCACCCCTGACCGCCGTCGTGGCCGGCGATCCGGAGCTGGACCGGTTGATGCGGGAGGCGCAGCCCCCCATCGACGCCGTCATGGCGGACATACGTGCGGGTGACCCCGAGGCCGGTGCGCGCCGGTTCGTCGAGGAGGTCGTGTTCGGCTCGGGCGCGTGGGACGGGATGCCCGAACCCGCCCGGCGGACGTTCGTCACCAACGCCCCCACCGCCGCCGATGAGCAGGGGGACCCGGACGGGAACGCCGTCGACCTCGCCGGGCTGTCCGGATACCCGGGCCCGGTGATGCTGAGCAAGGGCACCGGCAGCCCGCCGTGGTTCGGGGCGATCGTCGACCGACTGGCGCGGGTGATCCCCGGGGCGCAGGTGCGGACCCTGCACGGCGAGGGCCACGTCCCCCACCTCACCGCCCCGCAGCGCTACGCCGACAACCTCCTGGGCTTCATCGCCTCGACCGGCTCCGCGCCCCGGCCTTGA
- a CDS encoding nuclear transport factor 2 family protein, whose amino-acid sequence MSRPPLPPFTDESARAKVQAAEDAWNSRDPERVALAYTEDSVWRNRDRFLTGRDEIRAFLADKWERELDYRLRKELWSHTGNRISVRFEYEWHDTSGQWWRSHGNEQWEFDEDGLMRRREASINDVPIASEDRRIL is encoded by the coding sequence ATGAGCCGCCCGCCCCTGCCGCCCTTCACCGACGAGTCCGCCCGCGCCAAGGTCCAGGCCGCCGAGGACGCCTGGAACAGCCGTGACCCCGAGCGCGTCGCCCTCGCCTACACCGAGGACTCCGTCTGGCGCAACCGCGACCGCTTCCTGACCGGCCGCGACGAGATCCGCGCCTTCCTTGCCGACAAGTGGGAGCGCGAGCTCGACTATCGACTGCGCAAGGAGCTGTGGTCCCATACCGGCAACCGCATCTCCGTCCGCTTCGAGTACGAGTGGCACGACACCTCCGGCCAGTGGTGGCGCAGCCACGGCAACGAGCAGTGGGAGTTCGACGAGGACGGCCTCATGCGCCGCCGCGAGGCGAGCATCAACGACGTCCCGATCGCCTCCGAGGACCGCCGGATCCTCTGA
- a CDS encoding TetR/AcrR family transcriptional regulator, with translation MDDEEARTRLLDTAEELFYRHGIQAVGMDRIRAGSGVPLKRLYRLYPAKEALVAAYLERRDRRWIAALREAATNAAEPVPAVFDWLARWFSEPDFRGCAFLNAYGELGAAAPEVVRVHKSELHALLAELAPVGAPPTLADQLLILVEGATTVAGLNPGPEPAHRARAVAEVLLRQQQ, from the coding sequence ATGGACGACGAAGAGGCCCGGACCCGGCTGCTGGACACGGCGGAAGAGCTGTTCTACCGCCACGGCATCCAGGCGGTGGGCATGGACCGCATCCGCGCCGGATCCGGCGTGCCCCTCAAGCGCCTCTACCGGCTCTACCCTGCAAAGGAAGCCCTGGTCGCGGCCTATCTGGAACGGCGCGACCGCCGCTGGATCGCCGCCCTGCGCGAGGCGGCGACGAACGCCGCCGAACCGGTCCCCGCCGTCTTCGACTGGCTGGCGCGGTGGTTCTCCGAGCCGGACTTCCGGGGCTGCGCGTTCCTCAACGCGTACGGGGAGCTCGGCGCGGCCGCGCCGGAGGTCGTCCGCGTCCACAAGTCCGAACTCCACGCCCTCCTGGCCGAATTGGCCCCGGTCGGAGCCCCGCCCACGCTCGCCGACCAACTACTGATCCTGGTCGAGGGCGCGACGACGGTGGCCGGCCTGAACCCCGGCCCGGAACCGGCCCACAGGGCACGCGCGGTCGCGGAGGTCCTCCTGCGACAGCAACAGTGA
- a CDS encoding carboxymuconolactone decarboxylase family protein, which yields MDSRLDLYGNAVTTRFARCINSGGKVVSDSPLLAVTQELMKIPASQINGCGFCTDMHTKDAAHAGESAQRLHLVAAWREAKVFTDAERAALELTEQGTRIADAADAAGGVTDEAWADAAKHHDEDQLAALVSLIALINAYNRMNVIIQQPAGDYQPGQFG from the coding sequence ATGGACTCTCGACTCGACCTCTACGGAAATGCCGTCACCACCAGGTTCGCGAGGTGCATCAACTCCGGTGGCAAGGTCGTCTCTGACTCGCCCCTTCTGGCGGTCACCCAGGAGTTGATGAAGATCCCGGCGAGCCAGATCAACGGCTGCGGCTTCTGCACCGACATGCACACCAAGGACGCTGCGCACGCCGGGGAGAGCGCGCAGCGCCTGCACCTGGTGGCGGCCTGGCGCGAGGCGAAGGTGTTCACCGACGCCGAACGGGCGGCCCTGGAGCTGACCGAGCAGGGCACGCGCATCGCCGACGCGGCCGACGCGGCCGGCGGGGTCACGGACGAGGCGTGGGCGGACGCCGCCAAGCACCACGACGAGGACCAGCTGGCCGCGCTGGTTTCCCTCATCGCACTGATCAACGCCTACAACCGGATGAACGTGATCATCCAGCAGCCGGCGGGTGACTACCAGCCCGGCCAGTTCGGCTGA
- a CDS encoding ATP-binding protein, with product MTLPASPRSAGIARQAVRAALHAYALDPLAPAAVQAASELLGSAWRMDPYGELYLSVRYRDDELRVIVYDAHPTHTHPRLAALCEARRRATLRVFSALVRDHGGDWGLGPSREPGGGTRTWATLPHRLPNG from the coding sequence ATGACCCTGCCCGCCTCGCCCCGTTCAGCCGGGATCGCCCGCCAGGCCGTACGGGCGGCCCTGCACGCCTACGCCCTCGACCCCCTCGCTCCGGCAGCCGTACAGGCCGCCTCGGAACTCCTCGGCTCAGCCTGGCGGATGGATCCGTACGGGGAGCTGTACCTGTCCGTCCGCTACCGCGACGACGAGCTGCGCGTCATCGTCTACGACGCGCACCCCACCCACACCCACCCCCGGCTTGCCGCGCTCTGTGAGGCCCGCCGCCGCGCCACGCTCCGGGTGTTCTCGGCACTGGTGCGCGACCACGGCGGCGACTGGGGCCTCGGGCCGTCCCGGGAACCCGGCGGTGGGACCCGTACCTGGGCGACGCTGCCCCACCGGCTGCCGAACGGGTGA